The window CTCAAACGTATTATATTTTTtttcagtttgtctaattcacatctagatgttttcTAAGGATGTCACATCTAAACTCCCACAAATAACGCAGCAACAAAGAACAAAAAAAAAGTTATGAtaaaaaaaatagaccacaaacataATGGACATCAggttagatgtgacataactgtGTCTTAGACAGACCCATATTTTTTTTGCAATACTACAAAAAACTGACAATTCTTAAAACTGTTGCATACCACAAATATtgttcgcaaaaaaaaaaaggcATATCACTAATATGAATTAACTCCTCAGGATATAAGGTAACCTGCTAGTACAAAATATATCtaaatagtagtagtagtagtagtagtaaccAAGATGATTCACTAATTTTCATATAGCAGCGGCAACTTTAATTAATGCTTTTTGTGACGTTTCCCTGTGCCGCTCTTGCTGTCTGGCTGCTGCCCTCTGCCGTGCTTCCTCTTCGGCTGTGGCGCCGGCGCCGCTGCGGTCTGCCGCTGCTCGCGTGACTtgtccaccatcttcttcattgccggAGTCGCGTAAGCCGCCCGCTGCACGCGGCCGCCACGGCAACAGCCACGGCCACCACTGCCAGGCGCCTTCCCCACCGTGGCGGCGCGCTGCTTCCGGTGCGAGCTCATGCCCGACAGGATGCGCGCGTGCCCAAACTTCTGGTACTGCTGCCTGTCTTCCACGAGACCGATGTAGTCGTGCATTTCGTCCTCCAGCTCCTCGCAGTCAAGGTCTTTGTGAGCGCGCGCCGAGCACTTCATAGCCGCCACTCGTCTCCGCAGTATCCGTCCGCCCTCGGCATGTTCTCCGCGATCAGCCGCCTCGCGTGCCGCCGCCATGTCTTCGGTTGCCGCCACCCGGAGGCGCTCGCGCTCCACCTCCATGGACGGCTCCACCCCGGTCACCTCGACGGGCCTCTGGACCACCGCGTCGTCTCCGTCGACGGTGGCCGCCTGCCCTGTCGCCGCATCCTGGTATGTGCAGCTCACCTTGACCAGGCCGGTGACTTCTTCAGCGTCTTCGGCCGTTGGCACGTCCATGAGTATCAAGAAGCGCCTCTCCTCGTCGGCGTAGAGCTCGCCGACGTCCACCGAGGAAGCACGGCCATCGTCGTCCACGTGGCTGTCGTAGCGGCCGGACTTGACCTCGCGGACGCGCACGCCCGGATGCAAGCATGTCACCGCGAGACGCGCCTCCTGCACGACGACCGTGAGGAGCCCACCGATGCACTGCGCGAACGCGTCCTGGACGATCGCCTGGTTCTGGATGAAGGAAAACGTGCCACCCGTGGCCTCCGCGATGGTGTGCATGGCCGCCGCGTCGTGGTCCGTGCCGAAACCGAACGTGTGAACCGCCGGAGGCCGGACTCCCGCGCCGTTGTACCCCCTGAGAGAAGATGGCACCAGGGTGATGTAGTCGGCGGCGTCTCCGCCAGCCGCGGTGTACGTGTCCTGCCCATCGGAGAGAAGCATGATACTGGCGACGGCGTTCACGTGCCGGCGGCAGTCAAGCACGTCGGCAGCCACGCGGAGGCCCTCGCCGATGTTCGTGGCGCCGTTCGCGACGAGGGACCCCACGGCCTGCTTCGCCGCGGCTTTCCCCGTGTCGGACATGCGCGAGAGGCGGATCAGGCGGCTGGCGTTGTTGGAGAAGGACACGACGGAGAGGCGGTCGGCCGGGCCGAGGTTGTCGATGACGAACCCCATGGCCTTCTTGAGCAGAGCCAGCTTGCTGCCGGCCATGCTGCCGCTGACGTCGAGCACGGTCACGAGGTCGAGCGACGCGCGCGCCGCCTCGGAGGACGGCGCCTTGGCGTGCACGAGCACGGCGAagtgctcgcgggccgcgcccCTGGCCAGGGCCGGGAACTCGCAGTGCGTCCTGAGGACCACCCCGGCTCCTGATCCGCCATTATTTGCCGCCGCGGCCTGTGCGGGGACGGTCGGCTCGTCGTCCTGGTACGTGCGTCGCACCTGCCGggaagacgacgacgacggcggcggtggggcgTTGACGGCGGGGAGGACGGTCCAGGGCGCCTTGCAGAGCGGGCAGTCGTGGTTGCCGTGCGCGACGCTGGCGGAGATGCAGCGGAGGTGGAAGGCGTGGGAGCACTCGGCCGTGAAGCCGGCCTGGCCGCGGACCATGCCGCCGAGGCAGATGGCGCagacgtcggcgtcggcgtccgCGTCCGCCATGCGCGCGGCAGAGGAAGGTTTGGGTCGCATCTGGTGCACGACGGACGGAGTACGTACGATACGATGTTGTTGTGTCGGTGTTGGACGAAGGCAGCGCGCCCTACATTATATAGCGGGTCGGGTCGGGTCGGTTAGGTTAGGTTATACGTGGGGTGCTCGACGTTCTTCGCATCCGGAAACTAAGGTTTCGTAGCCTGCGCGGAAACGAGGCGATAATATTTTCTTTCCATGCATGTTTTGTTTTTCTAGAAACTTTCCATGCATGTAGATGTAGATATATGGAAACGCAATGAACGAGGACAAAACTAGCCTTTTTCTTTTAGGTGAGGGAAAACTAGTCGTGACGTGTCGTCCCCAAGGcccagtttttttttcttttttgaggggCCAAGGCCCAGCTGCAACCTGCAAGAAGAGGTATGCTTTTTCTTTGGCGGGAACTTGAAGAGGTAATATACTCCCTGCGTTTCTTTCAGTTTGCATATAAGATTTggctaaagtcaaattttataaaTTTTGACTAACTTTACATAAAagaatatcaacatctacaatcCTAAACTTATATGTTATGAAAATTAACTTCATCATGCATCTAATAATATTGATTTCATAGTGTGAGTGTTGATGTATTTTTCTATAAAGCTAGtaaaactttacaaagtttgtcTTTGACTAAATTTTATatgcaaactaaaaagaaaacgGATGGAGTACGTCATGCAACCGACGATTACCGTGCGAAACGATAGGGCACCGGCTATTAAATTCGATGGCAGCTCTGGTGCTGGCTCACGCAAACAAAAAGAACGGCAATcgttttgtttgtttgttttttaAAAAGTTTGTTTAAAATGAATCCAATTTATTTATACAATTTTATATAAAGTACACAACATCCCAAACATAATACAAATTATATGTTGGTCTCTAGACCACCAAACAACAATTGTTGCCGACATAAACACGTCACTGTCACCGCTCCGACATAGGAGTTGATGATAGCCTGAAAGTTTTAGTGAACGTGCCTCAAAGGACCAGTGTCTCGTAGACGCGGTCGTCGTCATTGACTCCTTCAATCAATTCGAAAAACTTGACTACAAATCTCGTCATCGCAAATACTCAAAGTGAAACTCTAACTTCGCCTCCCCGAAGAGCCGGCAGAAGGCCTAGTATTGTACGTCTACCAAAGGTATATACGTAAGATCTCCATCTAATCCATTCTGATGGACATACTTGATGAGGCGGAAAACCGACTCGAAGATGGAGCGCCATCATCACCCCGAGAGTCTCCCCATCAAGGACTAAAACCTCAATCTATCTATTAGCTGGAGCTGAGGCACCAGGGTTCTCTTCCCAGCCACTAAACGTCGGAGCGGCATGCAGATGGGGGCCAAATCCATAGGCTCACCGGTGCAAATCAATAGAAGAAGGCTTTACCCTATTCTCTTTGTGAGAGCAAAAAATAAACACATGTGCTAATTTCCAACTGTCTTTAGTTATCACTAAGAGTTTTGGTTTTGAAAAGTTGGTGAAATCGAAAAATATTCACATATATAAGTAAATATTCgtgaattttaaaaatattcatgaaattTAAAAATTTAAGAAAATTCAAAAAGTATTAACGCATTCAAAAAATATTGAGTTTAAGAAATGTAcataaatttcaaaaaatattgaAAAATATTCAGAAATTTGGCACAATATTAATAAATTTAAAATATTCGATGAAGTTGGAAGAATATTCACAAACTTCAAAAAGGAACATAAATTTAAAAATGCTATATAATTTTAAATTATAATATTTCcgaaataaagaaaataaataagtaaaATCAATATCACAAAAGGCAAAAGACAAAAGGCATGTAAAAAAGacaaacaaagaaaagaaaaaaagggcCAGAAAATTGAAGATTCTTCCCAAAACCTGTGGAAAGGTAGCTACATGGGCATGCTAATTACTGAACTCAACTTGCCGAACTTACCTCACACAACGGAGCTGATTCGTATTTAACGCTTAAGGTGTAACTTATAGGCATATCGGTACATAGCGCACACCCACGGTTACGTTTTAGATTTACATAAAACATCCACCATCCGGTGTCGTGACACTTATAAAAGCTTCCAGCCTGTTTTGTTAAGCTTCTAGAAGCTGCCAACTATTTTTTGTCCTAGTTTTCTCTTTTGGTTTTTTGTTCCTTATGTTTATTTTTcgttttatttttgttgtttttgttaaaaaaattattttttatttttttgtttttcatgaTCTTTTTTTAACATGcctgaactttttccaaatttagGATTTTTATTAATTTTGCGAATTTTTCCCGTATTCTTAGTTTTTTTTTTGTTAATTCACAAACCTTTTCCAATAGATAAAAAAAATGTATGTTCCAAATAAAGGAATATTGCTATATTTCGTTTTTCGGTGTTCCTTTTTAGCGAAAATTAATCAAATGAATGCTTttttttatttcgggatttttttTCCCAAATAAAGAATTTCAATTTTTTTGCTTCCATGATATTTTCTCAATTTCATGGGTTTTTTCAAACTCGTGAAATGTTTCACAAATTCGACGTGTTTCACGGACAATATTTGAATTTGTGAACCATATTGGATATTCACGAATATTTTgaaaaattgtgaacattttttgcaAATTGGTTTCACGGACATTTTTCTcaaattcatgaattttttttttgagaaaaataCGAACCTTTTTCGAATGTATGATTTTTTTACCTCTAAAAAACTGGGCGTAGATTTGTTCTGAACCAATAGTTGCTGGTCTTTTTTTCTATCTTGTGTAACCGAATGAATAGAGCCGCTATAACAAActaagttctataatgaaaaattcccactagtatatgactGTGACAACATAGGAGcctctctatcatgaaaatcatggtgctacttttaagcacaagtgtggaaaaggatagtaacattgtcccttctctctttttctctcttttttttcttgggccttctcttttttttggcctatatatatatatatatatatatatatatatatatatatatatatatatatatatatatatatatatatatatatatatatatatatatttatatttatatttagtccagaatctcatcccgacttgtgggggaatcatagtctccatcatcctttcctcacatgggccgatgctctaataatgatgatcatcacacttttattacttacaactcaacaattacaactcaatacttagaacaagatatgactctatgtgaatgcctccggcggtgtaccgggatatgcgatgaatcaagagtgacatgtatgaaaaaattatgaatagtggctttgccacaaaatacgatgtcaactacatgatcatgcaaagcaatatgacaatgatgaaacgtgtcatgataaaaggaacggtggaaagttgcatggcaatatatctcggaatggctatggaaatgccataataggtaggtatgatggctgttttgaggaagatataaggaggcttatgtgtgatagagcgtatcatatcacggggtttggatgcaccggcgaagtttgcaccaactctcaatgtgagaaagggcaatgtgCGGTACcctagaggctagaaaattgtggaaggttgagagtgtgtataatccatggactcacattagtcataaagaactcatatacttattgcaaaagtttattagccctcgaagcaaagtactactatgcatgcccctagatggatagattggtaggaaaataccatcgctcgtccccaaccgccactcataaggaaagcaataaaagaacacctatgtgtcaaaattgttacacaacttttaccatatgtgcatgctacgggacttgccaactttaacacaagtatttctcaatttcacaattactcaactagcacactctaatattaccacctttatatctcaaaacacttatcaagtatctaacttctcatgatatttaatgaactcaatatggaagattaatttcatgattaaagaaaattaccatgctgtttaagactctcaaaataatataagtgaagcatgagagttcaataatttctataaaatataaccaccgccgtgctctaaaagatataagtaaagcactagagcaaaactatatagctcaaaggatataagtgaagcacatagagtattctaacaaattccgaatcatgtgtgtctctctcaaaaggtgtgtacagcaaggatgattgtggcaaactaacaaataaatactcaaatcatacaagacgctccaagcaaaacacatatcatgtggtgaataaaaatatagctccaagtaaatttatcgatggatgaggacgaaagaggggatgccttccggggcatccccaagatttggctttttggtgtctttggattaccttggggttccatgggcatccccaagcttaggctcttgccactccttgttccatactccatcaaatctttacccaaaacttgaaaacttcacaacacaaaacttagcagaaaatctcgtgagctccgttagcgaaagaaaagaaaacaccacttcaaggtactgtattgaactcattctttatttatattggtgttaaacctactgtattccaacttctctatggtttataaactattttactagccatagattcatcaaaataagcaaacaacacatgaaaaacagaatctgtgaaaaacagaacagtctgtagtaatctgtaactaacacaaacttctggaactctaaaaattctgccaaaataggacgacctaaataatttgtttattgatcttctgcaattggaatcagtattatatcacgttctggtaatttttaacaatcgttttcgtgaacagaaagtttctggaattttcagcaagatcaaataactatcatccaagaagatcctataggtttaacttggcacaaacactaattaaaacataaaaacaaatctagccagaggctagatcaaagatttattcctaaacagaagcaaaaagcaaaaaaaaactgaaaataaaattgggttgcctcccaacaagcgctatcgtttaacgcccctaggtaggcataaaaacacggatagatctaggtgttgccatctttggtaggcaatccataagtggctctcataatagattcatatgtcaatttaattttctttctagggaagtgttccatgcctttccttaacggaaattggaatctaatatttccttccttcatatcaatgattgcaccaatcgttttaaggaaaggtctaccaagaataataggacatgaaggattgcaatatatcaagaacaataaaatctacgggcacataattcctatttgcaacaataagaacatcattaattcttcccatagttttcttgatagtggaatcacaaggtgtaagtttaaagagcaatcatcgaattcgcggaaacctaacaaatcacacaaagtttttggaatcgtggaaacactagcacccaaatcacacaaagcatagcattcatgatctttaattttaattttaatagtaggttcccactcatcataatgttttctagggatagaaacttccaactcaagcttttcttcataagattgcatcaaagcatcaacgatatgtttagtaaaagctttattttgactataagcatgtggagaatttagcacggattgcaacaaggaaatacaatctatcaaagagaaattatcataattaaattccttgaaatccaagatagtgggttcattgatatctaaagttttgacctcttcaatcccacttttaccatttttgcatcaagatctaaaaactccgaatttttgggacgccttctaactaaagttgactcatctcaagtcccatcattatcaagattcatattgaaaaacaaagatttaataggggacacatcaataacttttagatcttcatctttattttcatagaaactagaagaacacgctttcacaaaacaatctttcttagcacgcatcctagcggttctttctttgcacgcatcaatggaaattctcatggctttgagagactcattgatatcatgcttaggagaaatagatctaagtttcaaagaatcaacatcaagagaaattctctcaacgttcctagctaattcatcaactttaagcaatttttcttcaagcaaagcattgaaattcttttgcgaattcataaactccttaacactagtctcaaattcagaaggcatcttattaaattttccataagaattgttgtaggaattaccataattattagaggaattactaggatacggcctaggattaaagtttccactatacgcgttgttaccaaaattattcctaccaacaaaattcacatccatagattcattattattctcaatcaaagtagacaaaggcatatcattaggatcagaataAACACtgttattagcaaataatttcataagttcatccatctttgcactcaaaacattaatttcttctatcgcatgcacttttttattagtagatctttcggtgtgccattgagaataattaaccataatattatctaggagtttagtaccttctcctaaagtgatttccataaaagtgcctcccgcggccgaatctaaaagatttctagaagcaaaattcaatccggcataaaaaatttgtataatcatccacaaattcaaaccatgagtaggacagttacgtatcattaatttcattctatcccaagcttgtgcaacatgttcatgatcaagttgcttaaaattcataatatcgtttctaagagggatgatcttagcgggaggaaaatacttagagataaaagcatctttgcacttattccaagaatcaatactatttttaggcaaagacgaaaaccaagctttagcacgatctctaagagaaaaaagaaatagcttcaatttaacaatatcattgtccagatctttcttcttttgcatatcacacaaatcaacgaagctactTAGATGGGtggcggcatcttcactaggaaggccggcgaattgatctttcatgacaagattgaacaaagcagcattaatttcacaagattcagtatcggtaagaggagcaatcggagtgctaagaaaatcattgttgttggtattggtaaagtcacacaatttagtattatcttgagccatcgtgacaagcaagtaatccaacacacaagcaaacaaaaagcgagcgagaaagaggcgaacggaaaagagagggcgaataaaacggcaagggtgaagtgggggagaggaaaacgagaggcaaatggcaaataatgtaatgcgaggaataagggtttgtgatgggtaattggtatgttgacttttgcgtagactcccccgcaacggcgccagaaatccttcttgctacctcttgagcactgcgttggtttttccttgaagaggaaagggtgatgcagcaaagtagcgtaagtatttccctcagtttttgagaaccaaggtatcaatctagtaggaggctacgctcgagtcccacgcacctacacaaacaaataagaacctcgcaaccaacgcgataaaggggttgtcaatcccttcacggtcacttacgagagtgagatctgatagatatgataagataatatttttggtatttatATGATAAagagagatgcaaagtaaaataaaaggcaatagaaatagctaagtgttggaagattaatatgatagaaaatagacccgggggccataggtttcactagtggcttctctcaagagcataagtattacggtgggtgaacaaattactgccgagcaattgatagaattgggcatagttatgagaatatctaggtatgatcatgtatataggcatcatgtccgtgacaagtagaccgaaacgattctgcatctactactattactccacacatcgaccgctatccagcatgcatctagagtattaagttcataagaacagagtaatgctttaagcaagatgacatgatgtagagggataaactcatgcaatatgatataaaccccatcttgttatcctcgatggcaacaatacaatacgtgccttgctgcccctgctgtcactgggaaaggacaccgcaagattgaacccaaagctaagcacttcacccattgcaagaaagctcaatctagtacgccaaaccaaactgataattcaaagagacttgcaaagataaccaatcatacataaaagaattcagaggagattcaaatattgttcatagataatcttgatcataaacccacaattcatcggtcccgacaaacacaccgcagaagaagattacatcgaatagatctccaagagaatcgaggagaactttgtgttgagatccaaagagagagaagaagccatctagctaataactatgggcccgaaggtctgaggtaaactactcacacatcatcggagaggctatggtgttgatgtagaagccctccatgatcaatgccccctccggcaggacgccggaaaaggccccaagatgggatctcacgggtacagaaggttgcggcggtggaattaggttttcgtggatgcctctgatggtttgggggtacgtaggtatatataggaggaagaagtaggtcggtggagccacgaggggcccacgagggtggagggcgcgcctgggggggtaggcgcgccccctacctcgtggcctcctcgtctgttacttgacgtccactccaagtcctctggatcacgtttgttccaaaaatcatgttcccgaaggtttcattccgtttggactccgtttgatattctttttctgcgaaactctgaaataggcaaaaaaacagcaatttgggctgggcctcccgttaataggttagtccaaaaaataatataaaagtgtataaataagcccattaaacatccaaaacagaatatatagtagcatggaacaataaaaaattatagatacgttgg is drawn from Aegilops tauschii subsp. strangulata cultivar AL8/78 chromosome 1, Aet v6.0, whole genome shotgun sequence and contains these coding sequences:
- the LOC109762124 gene encoding probable E3 ubiquitin-protein ligase WAVH2, with the protein product MADADADADVCAICLGGMVRGQAGFTAECSHAFHLRCISASVAHGNHDCPLCKAPWTVLPAVNAPPPPSSSSSRQVRRTYQDDEPTVPAQAAAANNGGSGAGVVLRTHCEFPALARGAAREHFAVLVHAKAPSSEAARASLDLVTVLDVSGSMAGSKLALLKKAMGFVIDNLGPADRLSVVSFSNNASRLIRLSRMSDTGKAAAKQAVGSLVANGATNIGEGLRVAADVLDCRRHVNAVASIMLLSDGQDTYTAAGGDAADYITLVPSSLRGYNGAGVRPPAVHTFGFGTDHDAAAMHTIAEATGGTFSFIQNQAIVQDAFAQCIGGLLTVVVQEARLAVTCLHPGVRVREVKSGRYDSHVDDDGRASSVDVGELYADEERRFLILMDVPTAEDAEEVTGLVKVSCTYQDAATGQAATVDGDDAVVQRPVEVTGVEPSMEVERERLRVAATEDMAAAREAADRGEHAEGGRILRRRVAAMKCSARAHKDLDCEELEDEMHDYIGLVEDRQQYQKFGHARILSGMSSHRKQRAATVGKAPGSGGRGCCRGGRVQRAAYATPAMKKMVDKSREQRQTAAAPAPQPKRKHGRGQQPDSKSGTGKRHKKH